In Fervidobacterium thailandense, one DNA window encodes the following:
- a CDS encoding DUF1385 domain-containing protein has product MKVGGQAVIEGVLMMGKKVVVAVRRPDGGIETRELGTVQVRKLARVPFVRGVFSLFYSLSFGIKALDLSAKLSSEEEMKKGETFLSLLISIALGIGLFIVLPAYLTRWLGFRSNEFVFSLVDGFIRLAIFLLYVWIISLFKDVKRVFQYHGAEHKVVHTFEHGEELSVENARKYSTIHPRCGTNFVMIFLIVAILVHSLFGIFGPLNMFQRVFLRILVLPVVAGLSYELLKFFDKYPKMLFLAAPGLLLQRLTTAEPDDSQLEVAIVALRHALELGEQMSSSQIQENSSEVSAEASVEFLG; this is encoded by the coding sequence TTGAAAGTTGGAGGCCAAGCTGTTATAGAAGGTGTGCTCATGATGGGCAAGAAAGTTGTTGTTGCAGTTAGAAGGCCTGATGGTGGTATCGAAACGCGGGAACTCGGTACGGTGCAAGTTCGAAAATTGGCTAGGGTACCGTTCGTTAGGGGTGTTTTCAGCCTTTTTTACTCTCTCTCCTTTGGAATTAAAGCCCTTGACCTGAGTGCTAAGCTTTCGTCCGAGGAGGAGATGAAAAAAGGAGAGACGTTTTTATCTCTCCTTATTTCGATAGCGCTTGGCATAGGACTTTTCATTGTTTTACCAGCCTATTTGACGCGATGGTTGGGATTTCGAAGCAACGAGTTTGTCTTTTCGCTCGTTGATGGTTTCATACGACTCGCTATTTTTTTGCTTTACGTTTGGATTATTTCTCTCTTCAAGGACGTGAAACGCGTCTTTCAGTACCACGGTGCCGAGCATAAGGTTGTTCACACGTTCGAGCATGGCGAGGAATTGAGCGTTGAGAATGCGAGAAAGTACTCAACGATCCACCCACGTTGTGGAACGAACTTTGTGATGATATTCCTTATCGTCGCGATACTGGTGCACAGCCTGTTTGGTATCTTTGGACCTTTAAACATGTTCCAACGCGTCTTTCTAAGGATATTGGTTTTACCCGTGGTTGCGGGGTTGTCCTACGAATTACTCAAGTTTTTCGACAAGTATCCGAAGATGCTGTTTTTGGCGGCTCCGGGGCTACTTTTGCAACGACTCACGACGGCTGAACCGGATGATTCACAGCTTGAAGTTGCCATCGTAGCCCTCAGACACGCCCTGGAGTTGGGAGAACAAATGTCAAGTTCGCAAATCCAGGAAAACAGTTCCGAAGTTAGTGCGGAGGCGTCCGTTGAGTTTTTGGGTTAG
- the mraY gene encoding phospho-N-acetylmuramoyl-pentapeptide-transferase: MTLSADPIAAIILAVEFLSALVIYPKYIEYMRKLKLGQYIREEGPDLHNYKAGTPTAGGLVFISVAILGGLALKIPIELILTLVFYGFIGFLDDWVSIKKKRALGLRAWQKLALQFLFSIWIAYRVLQFRQSMIFGIDVPEWVFYVFTMLLVSGYSNATNLTDGLDGLAGWVFVTSITPFLLINRSVEDFRVVGALLMPILAFLVFNTRPAKIFMGDTGSLALGAYISTYALMKSQELALIFFTSIFLIETLSVILQVSSFKLRGKRIFRMAPIHHHFELLGWTEEKIVGVFSAYNLAIAMVFASFLVK, encoded by the coding sequence ATGACGCTTAGTGCGGATCCGATTGCAGCAATCATCCTGGCAGTCGAGTTTCTCTCAGCGCTGGTAATATACCCCAAGTACATAGAGTACATGAGAAAACTGAAACTGGGGCAGTACATTCGCGAGGAGGGGCCGGACCTTCATAACTATAAGGCTGGTACTCCTACGGCTGGTGGGCTTGTCTTCATATCGGTCGCAATACTCGGTGGTCTTGCCCTGAAAATCCCTATCGAACTCATACTGACACTTGTTTTCTACGGTTTCATCGGATTCCTGGACGACTGGGTCAGTATCAAAAAGAAACGCGCTTTAGGACTTAGAGCGTGGCAGAAATTGGCACTCCAGTTTCTTTTTTCAATCTGGATCGCGTACAGAGTGTTACAGTTCAGGCAAAGCATGATATTCGGTATAGACGTTCCTGAGTGGGTCTTCTACGTCTTCACAATGCTGTTAGTATCCGGATACTCCAACGCGACGAACCTCACGGATGGACTCGATGGACTTGCAGGCTGGGTGTTCGTAACAAGCATCACACCGTTTCTTCTTATAAACCGTTCCGTCGAAGATTTCAGAGTAGTTGGTGCCTTGCTTATGCCAATACTTGCATTCCTGGTCTTTAACACAAGACCTGCGAAGATATTCATGGGAGATACCGGCTCGCTTGCACTCGGTGCCTACATCTCAACTTACGCGCTCATGAAGTCCCAAGAGCTTGCGTTAATTTTCTTTACGTCAATCTTCTTGATAGAGACGCTCAGCGTTATCCTCCAAGTTAGCTCTTTCAAGCTCAGAGGCAAACGAATATTCAGAATGGCACCGATTCACCACCACTTTGAACTCCTCGGATGGACCGAGGAAAAGATTGTCGGCGTCTTCAGTGCCTACAATCTAGCGATTGCTATGGTTTTCGCATCATTCCTTGTTAAGTAG